The proteins below are encoded in one region of Bifidobacterium catenulatum DSM 16992 = JCM 1194 = LMG 11043:
- a CDS encoding class II glutamine amidotransferase translates to MCRLLGFAAAGSNTSLNGVLGMQAVRDFRDLSEIHNDGWGSALVTVPSESPYLRDGGAPTPETGTAIYKNTIAARHDPIFDELANTPARGGLWHLRLASSNLPLILENQQPFYANGLSFIHNGDISDDQGRNIITNRAFPVDPSIVQSTGGRSDSAIFFAVILQYIGFGFALDEAVAQAVRELRKSYPKSSYNCMIQSQDQFIALCAAGREVTSKRIVEIYDQYGRGNQAHDYRVMRYRTLGESEADQAAGQLKGVVVASSGFDQCAEDGWTRLENDQMIIASNRTGAFRVRSI, encoded by the coding sequence ATGTGCAGATTACTTGGATTCGCGGCAGCAGGAAGCAACACCAGTCTCAATGGCGTGCTCGGCATGCAGGCCGTACGCGATTTCCGCGATCTGAGCGAAATCCACAACGATGGCTGGGGCTCCGCGCTGGTCACCGTGCCGAGTGAGTCGCCGTATCTGCGTGACGGTGGCGCTCCCACTCCGGAAACCGGTACTGCCATCTACAAGAACACGATCGCAGCCCGACATGATCCGATTTTCGACGAGCTTGCGAACACTCCGGCTCGTGGAGGCCTGTGGCACTTGCGTTTGGCCAGCTCGAACCTGCCGCTGATTCTCGAGAATCAGCAGCCGTTCTACGCCAACGGATTGAGCTTCATCCACAATGGCGATATCTCCGACGATCAGGGCCGCAATATCATCACCAACCGTGCGTTCCCAGTCGATCCGAGCATCGTGCAGTCTACCGGCGGCCGTTCCGATTCCGCCATTTTCTTCGCAGTGATTCTGCAGTACATCGGTTTTGGTTTCGCACTCGACGAGGCGGTCGCGCAGGCTGTGCGCGAACTGCGCAAAAGCTATCCGAAGTCCAGCTACAACTGCATGATCCAGAGCCAAGACCAGTTCATCGCTCTGTGCGCGGCCGGTCGTGAGGTCACGTCCAAGCGCATCGTGGAAATTTACGACCAGTACGGCCGTGGCAACCAGGCGCATGATTATCGTGTGATGCGCTATCGTACGCTCGGTGAATCCGAAGCGGATCAGGCTGCAGGCCAGCTGAAGGGCGTGGTTGTGGCCAGCTCCGGTTTCGATCAGTGTGCCGAAGATGGCTGGACTCGTTTGGAAAACGATCAGATGATTATCGCTTCCAACCGTACCGGCGCATTTCGTGTGCGTTCCATCTGA
- a CDS encoding HD domain-containing protein codes for MTTGYIPTLAQVDELHRKIAQSQAAYDLIHGHCVVVADIARRMARRQNALFTRRCTLPDDAPEKAGDFGLRLTQDGNGSESFGMLRIPSVPSSDGITGGTVPPRLIDEHLVVIGGLLHDIGTYFLLKQDGSDGGPLKFDGPNYVRHGLKGYEYLLNEGVDESIAQFARNHTGVGLTKETVESQGLPLPPADYVPMNLEQEVVMVADKYNSKSIPPKFLTAEAYARKAARFGESNRREWLRLLERYGVLDVTPLAEQYHMRIAE; via the coding sequence ATGACAACCGGATATATTCCTACACTCGCCCAAGTTGACGAACTGCATCGAAAAATCGCGCAATCGCAAGCCGCATACGATTTGATTCACGGACATTGCGTAGTCGTTGCCGACATCGCACGTCGCATGGCACGCAGACAGAACGCACTGTTCACCCGCCGCTGCACGCTACCGGACGATGCCCCTGAAAAAGCGGGCGATTTCGGCCTTAGGCTTACGCAAGACGGTAATGGAAGCGAATCGTTCGGCATGCTTCGCATTCCTTCCGTTCCATCATCGGACGGGATTACGGGCGGAACCGTTCCGCCGAGGCTGATCGACGAGCATTTGGTGGTGATCGGTGGTCTGCTGCATGATATCGGCACGTATTTTCTGCTCAAACAAGACGGTTCCGACGGTGGGCCGCTGAAATTCGACGGTCCGAATTACGTACGGCATGGGCTTAAAGGCTACGAATATTTGTTGAACGAGGGTGTTGACGAGTCGATCGCGCAGTTCGCGCGCAACCACACCGGTGTGGGACTCACCAAAGAAACGGTGGAATCGCAAGGGTTGCCGCTGCCTCCGGCCGACTATGTGCCCATGAATCTTGAGCAGGAAGTGGTGATGGTGGCCGACAAGTACAACAGCAAGTCGATTCCGCCGAAGTTCCTGACGGCCGAAGCCTATGCGCGCAAGGCGGCCCGTTTCGGCGAAAGCAACAGGCGCGAATGGCTGCGGCTGCTCGAACGATACGGCGTGCTTGACGTTACGCCGCTCGCCGAGCAGTACCACATGCGTATCGCGGAGTAA